In Desulfobacterales bacterium, a single window of DNA contains:
- a CDS encoding type II toxin-antitoxin system PemK/MazF family toxin, translated as MIIEIDLNPVKGSETGKVRPCVVVTNDVYNARVPVIQVVPITEWNEKKSRIKTNVTLIPSQTNGLNKKSIADCLQTRPIDYRMRLQRVRGKLEHKDMSMIDQALKVVFSL; from the coding sequence ATGATCATCGAGATTGATCTGAATCCGGTAAAAGGGTCTGAGACAGGTAAAGTGCGCCCATGCGTGGTTGTGACCAACGATGTTTACAATGCGCGCGTACCGGTCATTCAAGTTGTGCCGATCACGGAATGGAATGAGAAGAAGTCGCGAATCAAGACCAATGTGACCCTGATTCCATCTCAGACAAATGGTCTTAACAAGAAATCCATCGCCGACTGCCTGCAAACCCGTCCGATTGACTATCGCATGAGATTGCAACGCGTTCGGGGCAAGTTGGAACATAAAGATATGAGTATGATCGATCA